Part of the Paenibacillus guangzhouensis genome is shown below.
CGTTTAAATTTTTCAGATCGATGCTTAAGAGATCAGACAGATTGACGTTCAGCGATTGCAGGAAAAAATCCGTTTTCGAAACGACGTACAGCGCAAAGTTATAGACCGACAACTTGTCCTTCAGATGATGCACTAACTTAAATAACTGCTCTAAGGTATCATGAATAAGTACAAGTTCGTAATTGACGGTCGCTGTAAACATCCGTTCCATCATCTGCTCGAGATCTAGCGTTGTTTGAACGATCTCACCGGCCGGCTGATCCGACGTAATTACCCGGCATTTGCCGATAAACATTTTGGTCGCGAGCGCCTCGCAGGCTTGCAGATAGGAGCTTGGCGCCTTTTCTAGGGAGATGACCTCCGAGCCGAGTCCAACCGTGATCGTCAAGTTCGAATGGTTCTGGACATGCTCAACGAGAGATTGCATCATGACATCAGCCTGAAACCCCATGGATTGAATGACGACGACAACCTTGTCATCCCCTGTTCTGCAATAGATCCCGAGTCGACTCGCTTGCAGATCATCGATGATTAACCGAAATCCATGTTCGATGGCGATTCTCCTCTGCTCTTCTGAAAACGTCTTCAATTTCCAAGCCATGTCATCCATCTCGATCAGAGCCACGCAGCAGGGACCGTCCTGCCAAGGGAGGCCGCCTCTTTCATATAACGTGAAGAAGGTGCGGTAATCGATCGTTCCGCGCAGCCACTGATACATCATTTCATTCTGCAAGAGCGGAATCGAAGAATCTATCTGTTCTTCCCTTTTCATTTGTTCCCGTTCATATTTCAATTGCTCGCTAACAAGCTGCAGCGTGTTCACCAGCTCTTGATCATCCACAGGTTTTAAAATATAGGAACTGGCATTCATCGAAATCGCTCGTTTGGCATATTGGAAATCATCATGACCGCTAATAAAAATGATTTTCAAATGGGGCAGCAAGCTTTTGGCTTGTTCGGCCAGCTCCAAACCAGACATGATCGGCATTTGGATGTCGGTAATTAAGATATCGACATGCTGTTCCCGCAGCAGATTTAGAGCGGCCCCTCCCCCGTGTACAGCGCCAACAATGGTCATGTCCAGCTGTTCCCACGGCGTAAATCGCTGTAAGACTTCCAAATCCAACTGTTCATCGTCCACTAGTAATACTTTATTCATAGAATCAGTCCTTATATCAATCAATGCGTACGTATTTCATAGTATACCTTCCCATTCGTCAAATCTAAAGATCGTGTCGATTGATGTCAGTTAAAAGTCGTAGCCTGTACTCCGTCACTCCACGCACTATAACCAGCTATGTTTTTCGCCCTTACCTTAACTGTATGGCGAGAGCTTGGGGCGAGGCCCGTTTGTGAGAAATCGCTCGTTACGTTGCTAATCACAAGGTCATCAAGCATCAAATCATATTGCAGCGCTCCAGGTGACGCATCCCATTTCATATTGAGCATGGATTCATTTTCCGCCACAACCGTCACATTTGTCGGGATGGGAGGGATTTGAGGAAATACTCCAGATCCAAACATAAACCAGTTCAGTTTGCACATGGATTGGCTCGCACCATGAAACACAAGAACAATGCTATGAATTCCAGTCAGTTCCACGGTCAGGTCGCTCTTCACCTGAACATATTGATCCATATCCCCTGTATTC
Proteins encoded:
- a CDS encoding response regulator; protein product: MNKVLLVDDEQLDLEVLQRFTPWEQLDMTIVGAVHGGGAALNLLREQHVDILITDIQMPIMSGLELAEQAKSLLPHLKIIFISGHDDFQYAKRAISMNASSYILKPVDDQELVNTLQLVSEQLKYEREQMKREEQIDSSIPLLQNEMMYQWLRGTIDYRTFFTLYERGGLPWQDGPCCVALIEMDDMAWKLKTFSEEQRRIAIEHGFRLIIDDLQASRLGIYCRTGDDKVVVVIQSMGFQADVMMQSLVEHVQNHSNLTITVGLGSEVISLEKAPSSYLQACEALATKMFIGKCRVITSDQPAGEIVQTTLDLEQMMERMFTATVNYELVLIHDTLEQLFKLVHHLKDKLSVYNFALYVVSKTDFFLQSLNVNLSDLLSIDLKNLNVLYDFETIHDIKSWLRKQLFEVSEHLHNKKKNPNRKLIDEIERYVEANLLESLQLRHVAKLFGFSPNYLGYLFKEVTDEHFSDFVTKKRMEKARELLQDPKLKIFEAANQVGYQNLTMFSRHFKQSFGLPPVDYRKQGRGQS